TGGGACTAGTTTCCAAAAGATATGATAAAACTCACCATAATCTTTTAATATGTAAAATACAATGAACGGTATTAAGAAAATAATGAGCAATGAATCGAGTACACCACGAGCTGTACTCATCACTTTATTTAAAAGCGCTTGAATCTTCGTTTCCACACCTACAAAAAGTTGTTTCACCTTTTCATGAATGAACGAAGGGAAATTCGCTGTTTGTTCTGTAACGCCATCCATCCACGAATCGTACATCTTTGTAAACTGGGGAAATTGTTCATTAATCTCTTGTAACTGTTTAATAACGACTGGTGTTCCTTTATAAATCCCATAACCAATTCCGCCAAAGAAAAGGATATAAATGAGCAAAATGGCAAGTGTACGGGGCATCCCTTCCTTATGAATTTTTTCAATTAAAGGGTGCAATAAATACGCAATAAAACACGCGATAAGAAACGGCGTGATTGCTACTTTAAATACAAAAATAATCGGTGCCCATAGCGGCTTAATTTTTAAAAAGACGAGCAGACAAAGAAAAACAAGTAACAATAATCCTAAACGATATATCCAAATGATTTTAAGATTCTTCACATGAAAAACCTCCTCCACCTTTATTTTGAAAATAAATGGGGTAGGTTATGTGCGAAACTTTTAAAATCTTTTCATACGGACCATACTGTTTTTTAAAGACGTACATATAAATAACATAACAAGGACAACCACCCTGAGAATACAGCATGAATTAATATAATCAGGAGGGCTAATTATGGTTTTGTTTATGCTTGGATTATCAGCACTTTTTATGATTCTTGAATGGATTTGTATCGGGTTCGGTATTTGGAAGGGGTTCTTTATTCATTCCTCACGTAAAGAAAAAGCGAAGCAATTATGGCAGTATGGAATACTTGGCGTTGGCTGCTACGGTCTATCTTATCTTTTCTCAGAAATCGGACTTTTTTATTTACATATGAGTGCATAAAAAAACTCCCTTGTCTATAAGGGAGTTTTTCACTTTATCGAAATGATTATAAGTAAGACTTAATCATCTTACGTGCTTTTTTCATATTGCGTTTTGAAAATACATCTTGTTTACGAGCATATTGATATGCTGCAGCTCCAACACCTAATGCGATTAATGAATTGCGTAGATTCAAAGTAAATCCCCCTTTTCGTTATCCGATCGTTCTTTCATTCTCATCAAATAAATCATCAAGAGAGCTTAATGAACCGTCTTCCTCAACTTGATGTGTATGGATTTTCCCCTTTGAAACCGATAATTCGATATAACAATTCCAGCAATAAAATTGGTTGACACCTATTTTTCCAATGTCTTTCCCTTTGCAATTTGGACAAATGAACATATGGCTTTCATCTCCTTACAGTCTCCCAGATTCTATTCGCCATTATGTCCAAACTGCATTCATTTATACATTGCTGGAGCCTTTCAACGCTATGCGTTTGAAAGTTTCACTATATAATTTCACCTTGTTACATGAAATCATACGGTGAAATGTTTTCCACGTCCATTTCCTCGCCATTAACTGTGACCATCTGTACTTCTCCTTGTGATTCTTGCAAGCGACTAGCTAAGGTTGTTTGACGCATTGCATCATCAAGGCGATTTACACCAGATTGGAAAGCTGCTTCCTCTCCGCAAATAATAAGGAACTTCTTACTTCTTGTAATGCCCGTGTAAATTAAATTACGACGTAACATACGGTTGTAACTCCTCACGATTGGCATAATAACAATCGGAAATTCACTACCTTGTGATTTATGAATGGAACAACAATATGCATGCGTAATTTGATTTAAATCGGGCTTCGTATACGTTACCTCAATTCCATCAAACGAAACGATAATCATATCTTGTTGCTCAACGTTTTCTTTCGCATAAAACACCGAAACAATTTCCCCAATATCACCATTAAACACTTGGCTCTCCGGCTGATTCACGAGTTGCAGTACTTTATCGCCTCTTCGGTACACAACATCACCGTAAGCAATTTCTTTACTCTTTTCCCTCTTCGGATTAAATACTTGTTGCAGCGCTTCGTTTAATACATTAATACCAGCAGGCCCGCGGTACATCGGTGCTAATACTTGTACATCTCTTGCGCTAAAGCCTTTTGTTTTAGCATTTTCACAAACTTTTTTCACAACCTCAACAATTTGAGCTCCTGTACAGCCGATAAATGAACGATCTTTTTGATTTTGTGCTAAATCTGGTGGTAGAGTTCCATTTTTTATCGCATGGGCAAGTTGAATCACTGATGAGCCTTCCGCTTGACGATAAATTTCAGTAAGCTTCACTGTCGGAACTGCGCCTGCATTTAATAAATCTTTTAATACTTGTCCAGGTCCTACAGATGGCAACTGATCTTCATCACCTACAACGATAACTTGAATGTTCGTCGGCAACGACTTAAATAGCTGATTTGCAAGCCAAATATCAACCATTGAAAATTCATCGATAATAAGGAGCTTACCTTGGACAGGATCCGTTTCATTACGCTGGAACGATCCTTCTGGCGTCCAACCAAGTAAACGGTGAATTGTGCAAGCTGGAAGTCCTGTTGATTCACTCATTCGCTTCGCTGCTCTTCCTGTTGGAGCTGTTAATAGTATTGGAAATGGATTATCATCACTGTATTCATTCGGATTTAACGATAACCCGTGTAGTGATGCATACATTTCAACAATCCCTTTAATAACTGTTGTTTTCCCTGTTCCTGGTCCACCTGTCAATAACATCATCGGTTTATGAAGTGCCGTTTGAATTGCTTCTTGCTGAAACGGTGCATATTGTACGTTCAGTTGTTCTTCAATTTCACCTAACGTTTTTAACACTTCTGCTTCTGGAAATGAAGGTGTTTCTTCTTGATTCATAAGCCTGCGAATAGACTTTACAACACCTTTCTCAGAGTAGAATAACGTTGCTAAATACACTCGTTCTTCTTCTATGATGACTTTCCCTTCGCTTTGCATCGTTTCAATACAACCTATAATATCTTCCTCAGTCACTCTTCCTTCTTGATTGTTTAAAAGTGACATCGTTTCTCTTACAAGTTGATCTTTCCTCATATAAACGTGACCAAGTTGTAATGAGACATTCTCTAATGTGTAAAAACATCCTGCGCGTACACGGTCGTCATGATTACCCGATATCCCTAACGCACGCCCTATATCATCTGCTCTTCCAAAACCAATCCCATCCACTTCTTCGATAAGTTGATACGGATTATTACGAATCACTTCTAATGTCATCTCTTTATATTGCTGGTAAATCTTAATAGAAAGTTTCGTTCCAAAACCGTAGCCATTTAAAAAGCTCATTACTTTCTCTAGCCCTTGATGTTCAACAATTGTCTCATATATTTCCTGAGCCTTTTGTTTATTAACAACACCATTTAATGCCTCAGGGTCATCCATAATTTTCGAAATAGCATGTTCTCCGAGATGGTCCACAATTTTTTCAGCTGTACGCTTTCCTATCCCTTTAAATAAATCACTCGCTAAATATTGCACCATACCTGCTTTTGTTTGCGGCAATTCTTTTTTAAATGTTTCAACCATATATTGTTTTCCATACTTTGGATGGTCCTTAAAGTGACCTGTCAATGTAAACACTTCATCTTCATGCATGCGGGGAAAATGACCGTTTATCATTACTTTCTTTTCGTCATATGTTTCATTCGTTTCAATGACTTTCATACTGACAACGGAATAGAGGTTTTCTTCGTTGTGGAAAATGGTATGAAGAACTTGCGCTTTTATAAACTTTTTCTCTTCCTCAAACAAATCCATTGCATGTTGATTTCCCATCTTTCCTCTCCTTTCCGATATTTTCACTTTAATGAGCAGTACATCCCCCACCTTTTTAGATGAGGGATAACTACCCATTAAACTATATTTTTATCTTATTCAGCTTCTTGCTCTAATAAACGAATGCCATTCCCCGCTAAAAAGTGATCTGGCTGAATTTCAGTTGCTTTCTTAAATAAAGCGAGAGCCTTCTCATTATCTTCCTCAAATACGTACGCAACACCTAAATTGTAATACGCATCTGCATGCTCTTCATCCATTTCTAATACCTTTTCAAAATAAGGTTTCGCCTCTTGAATGTGTTCTAGTCGCGCGAAGCAAAGTCCACACTGGAATACAGCTTCTACATCGTTTTCATCTAATTCTGTTGCTCTTTGTAAGAATGGTAGTGCAAGACGATCATTTCCAAGCTGCACATGTGTGATACCTACCATAAATGTTACATCAGCTGATTGTAACCCAGCTTGCATTGCTTGTTCAAATACAGCTTTCGCCTCATTAAATTGCTCTTGGCCGTAATATACGTTTCCTAAACCATAATAGGCAGCTGCAGATTTATCATCTAACTCTAGTGCACGTTTATAAAATAAAATCGCTCGCTCACTATCACCTAATACGTCTAATAAATTTGCAAAATTAATGTATCCCAGCGCATCTTTCGGATTTTCTTCGATTGCTTCTGTAAAATTTTTAGCTGCTTCTTCCCAATTTCCTT
This genomic interval from Bacillus thuringiensis contains the following:
- a CDS encoding YrzQ family protein is translated as MNLRNSLIALGVGAAAYQYARKQDVFSKRNMKKARKMIKSYL
- the recD2 gene encoding SF1B family DNA helicase RecD2, translated to MGNQHAMDLFEEEKKFIKAQVLHTIFHNEENLYSVVSMKVIETNETYDEKKVMINGHFPRMHEDEVFTLTGHFKDHPKYGKQYMVETFKKELPQTKAGMVQYLASDLFKGIGKRTAEKIVDHLGEHAISKIMDDPEALNGVVNKQKAQEIYETIVEHQGLEKVMSFLNGYGFGTKLSIKIYQQYKEMTLEVIRNNPYQLIEEVDGIGFGRADDIGRALGISGNHDDRVRAGCFYTLENVSLQLGHVYMRKDQLVRETMSLLNNQEGRVTEEDIIGCIETMQSEGKVIIEEERVYLATLFYSEKGVVKSIRRLMNQEETPSFPEAEVLKTLGEIEEQLNVQYAPFQQEAIQTALHKPMMLLTGGPGTGKTTVIKGIVEMYASLHGLSLNPNEYSDDNPFPILLTAPTGRAAKRMSESTGLPACTIHRLLGWTPEGSFQRNETDPVQGKLLIIDEFSMVDIWLANQLFKSLPTNIQVIVVGDEDQLPSVGPGQVLKDLLNAGAVPTVKLTEIYRQAEGSSVIQLAHAIKNGTLPPDLAQNQKDRSFIGCTGAQIVEVVKKVCENAKTKGFSARDVQVLAPMYRGPAGINVLNEALQQVFNPKREKSKEIAYGDVVYRRGDKVLQLVNQPESQVFNGDIGEIVSVFYAKENVEQQDMIIVSFDGIEVTYTKPDLNQITHAYCCSIHKSQGSEFPIVIMPIVRSYNRMLRRNLIYTGITRSKKFLIICGEEAAFQSGVNRLDDAMRQTTLASRLQESQGEVQMVTVNGEEMDVENISPYDFM
- a CDS encoding tetratricopeptide repeat protein — encoded protein: MSNKLETGIQYMQEGNWEEAAKNFTEAIEENPKDALGYINFANLLDVLGDSERAILFYKRALELDDKSAAAYYGLGNVYYGQEQFNEAKAVFEQAMQAGLQSADVTFMVGITHVQLGNDRLALPFLQRATELDENDVEAVFQCGLCFARLEHIQEAKPYFEKVLEMDEEHADAYYNLGVAYVFEEDNEKALALFKKATEIQPDHFLAGNGIRLLEQEAE
- a CDS encoding AI-2E family transporter produces the protein MKNLKIIWIYRLGLLLLVFLCLLVFLKIKPLWAPIIFVFKVAITPFLIACFIAYLLHPLIEKIHKEGMPRTLAILLIYILFFGGIGYGIYKGTPVVIKQLQEINEQFPQFTKMYDSWMDGVTEQTANFPSFIHEKVKQLFVGVETKIQALLNKVMSTARGVLDSLLIIFLIPFIVFYILKDYGEFYHIFWKLVPSKWRGTGQMLAKEIDKSLGSYIRGQLFVCLVLGGVSALSFWFIGMKYPLLLGIIIGVTDIIPYFGPILGAIPTLMIAATVSTSLLIKAGITIAILQFVESNILSPYIVGKSLRMHPVIIMLALLVGGEVAGIVGLLISVPILAVIRTVIVHVRPLLKKEDV